A genome region from Arthrobacter sp. SLBN-100 includes the following:
- a CDS encoding TM2 domain-containing protein — protein sequence MTSTLGADQPFPGFIMDDLEGGEVTVGVPAEAGLKLPHLGVDAQGFTTPHSQVGLPPRSALEPADRLSAHQPSLALQLKRDRNTLRTQTDADFLHPAPGTGLIEARPTRRSLRQARTPEEHVARPVIMPLAGTPALTQAPDVEPSFTIPGATPIASATGLDAESLALAADLEAALNYALNEESAACAHPDADSLALAAELEAALNEALAEDPAVGPENLSDGHLRLLHAEALVNDEPVDHLPELPPLPTAGTQYVAMLESYGAFPPLLPAGRDFRPVLVLSVLLGYLGADRFYERKYVSGVLKLATIGGFGIWWFADIISILTGRARGRNGQPYRGGKKERVIAWSLTAALFAGLIPAGGIAATPAVTAATTAIDEALNPKPVPVPTWATLAEVSGTAEPAVLDITGDRLRLTYNFPGGVYAYLQKEGSTTAPAETLILNERPSQGQTEIAVAPGRYQLIVRADGTGWTLKAEERGLHG from the coding sequence ATGACATCAACTCTGGGCGCGGACCAGCCATTTCCCGGTTTCATCATGGACGACCTCGAAGGTGGTGAGGTCACTGTCGGAGTTCCTGCCGAGGCGGGCCTGAAGCTGCCACACCTCGGCGTCGATGCGCAGGGATTCACCACGCCCCATTCGCAGGTCGGTCTCCCACCACGATCTGCGCTCGAACCAGCGGACCGGCTCAGCGCCCACCAGCCAAGTCTGGCCCTCCAGCTCAAACGAGACCGGAACACCCTCCGGACCCAGACTGACGCTGACTTCCTTCATCCCGCCCCCGGAACGGGCCTCATCGAGGCCCGGCCGACCCGGCGTTCACTTCGCCAGGCTCGCACCCCGGAGGAACACGTCGCGCGGCCCGTCATTATGCCCCTGGCAGGCACTCCTGCCCTGACGCAGGCACCTGACGTTGAACCCAGCTTCACCATTCCGGGCGCCACACCAATTGCCAGTGCTACTGGGCTGGATGCGGAGAGCCTGGCGCTGGCCGCGGACCTCGAGGCCGCCCTGAATTATGCCTTGAACGAGGAGTCGGCCGCCTGCGCCCACCCGGACGCTGACAGCCTCGCACTGGCCGCTGAGCTGGAAGCCGCACTGAACGAGGCACTGGCTGAGGACCCAGCGGTCGGGCCGGAGAACCTGTCCGACGGACACCTGCGGCTCTTGCACGCAGAGGCGTTGGTCAACGATGAGCCCGTGGACCATCTTCCCGAGTTGCCGCCCCTGCCGACTGCGGGAACCCAATACGTTGCCATGCTGGAATCCTACGGGGCCTTCCCTCCCCTCCTTCCGGCAGGCCGGGACTTCCGGCCGGTCCTGGTACTGTCGGTGCTCCTCGGCTACCTGGGAGCGGACCGCTTCTACGAACGGAAGTACGTGTCCGGGGTTCTGAAGTTGGCCACCATCGGAGGGTTCGGTATCTGGTGGTTCGCGGACATCATCTCGATCCTCACCGGTCGCGCGCGGGGCAGGAACGGCCAACCCTACCGAGGCGGGAAGAAGGAACGCGTCATCGCCTGGTCCCTGACCGCGGCCCTGTTCGCTGGACTGATCCCGGCCGGAGGAATCGCCGCCACTCCAGCTGTCACAGCGGCAACGACCGCTATCGACGAGGCCCTCAACCCGAAGCCCGTACCGGTTCCGACCTGGGCCACCCTCGCCGAGGTTTCAGGCACCGCTGAGCCGGCCGTTCTGGACATCACCGGCGACCGCCTGCGGCTGACCTACAACTTCCCGGGTGGGGTCTACGCCTACCTGCAAAAGGAAGGCAGCACCACAGCCCCGGCCGAGACACTGATCCTCAATGAACGCCCATCCCAAGGTCAGACCGAGATTGCTGTCGCCCCGGGCCGCTACCAGCTCATCGTGAGGGCCGACGGGACCGGCTGGACCCTCAAGGCAGAGGAGCGGGGCTTGCACGGCTGA